CCGGCGCGTGAGTAACGAAGGCCGCTCCCGCAGGCCAAAACCGGCGCGGTGATGAACGTCATCGGCATCGCGTGCATCAGCGTGGCCATCAACACGTGGGGCCGCCTCTTGTTCTCGCTGGACTCCTTCCCCGAATGGGCCAACGCCACCGCGCCCATTTAGCCCTCCTCCACCTGGTCCACCTGGTCTAGCCGGACCGACCCTCGACCTTTTTTggaattttcttattttatttggaaaatcaAGCAACTTTTTGGAGGCACGTAATCATTTGGCGAGCAGACTTGTCGGACACCTCGCCGGAAGTTTATGTTTTGATGCAAGTGATTGCTCTAAATAATAATCtgttgtttgattttatttagaGAAGACTACTACTCATGCTTTGTACAGTCTTGTACATACATTCTAACAGTTTTGTGATCTTTAATAAATatttcacacaaaatgatgattcATTCATGTGCACTACTCGGCAGCTTCTCCACTGGCCCATCACACATCctatttatgttattgatatgATACTAAAACGTGAGATTAAAGTTCAAATGGTGGCCAAGGGAGGCGAAAACGAACATTTGGAAGGCCATTTTTGAGAGTGACCTTTCAAGTCAGAAGCGACCTTTCGTGAGATGAGCGAAGCCAGTGACTCTCCCTAGCGGATGCATCAGAAACCGCAGTTGCCGTAAAGTGACGTagtcaatatttttcttctcatAGCGACTTCCGGCAAACATGGCAGTGTTATCGTGCGACTGCGTCAATCAATAAACAGACGCTTCTTTACCCTCTTCGTCGTCGAACTTTAGTCCTCGAAAGGAGCAGCGTTGGTTTCTTGCCTCGACCATTTAGGCAGTTATGGAAACGGGTTGGTCTGCGTTCATGTTTCTCCGAGTCTCCGCGTGCTAACATGCTATTGCTAGTCGCCGGCTGAGCTTTTCAATTAGGGGCTGAATAATAACCACATTTTTAGCGTTGCCTTTCGTACGATTTTGCTTAATGTTCATTTCCTTAATTATGAAGGTACATTTGTATATAGTGTAGTCAAGTTATCGAGGGTGTACATTTGCAATGATTGTTCAAGCTGTCTACATCTTGTCATTTCAGAGGAGCAGGCGAGGAACCGCTTCCAGTCAGAGTTGGAGTTCATCCAATGCTTGGCCAATCCAAACTATCTTAACTGTGAGTTTTCCGCTTTTATGTTAATGAGTATTAGAACTCCCGATTGATTCCACATTTTTCCTGCGTAGTCCTGGCTCAGAGGGGCTACCTGAGAGAGAGACCCTTCATCAACTACCTCAAGTATTTGTTATACTGGAAGGAGCCCGACTACGCCAAATTTCTAAAGTACGAGCCGAGGTCGTGGCGCCGATGACAAAAGTTAGCGCGGATGACAGAATGTGAGTTCCACTTCCAGGTACCCGCACTGCCTGCACATGCTGGAGCTGCTGCAGTACGAGCACTTCCGCAAGGAGCTGGTCAACGCGCAGTGCGCCAAGTTCATCGACGAGCAGCAGCTGCTGCACTGGCAGCACTACTCCCGGAAACGAACGCGTCTCCAGCAGGCGCTGGCcgagcagcaacagcagcatcCGCTgtcgcagcagcagcagcaacaggcGGCGGCTCCCCCGCCACCGCCGCACGCCAACGCCACCGCTAAGTGAAGGTGAGGTGGCAAAGGAGGGgctcttttattatttttccaacAGTAAATGAATGAGTTGTGGAAGTGCTTTCTGAAAAACTGGATTTGTCTTCGCTCCCCGAGCAAATTGACGCTAGGAGATAGCTTCACTCTACTCGTgactccattttttgggggaatgtggaaaagattgATTGTATTTAAGGACTTGAGGAGCTGGTCACGCACCATAAAAATACTACAGTATTTGTGCAATAAGTGCACTCAataaatttttcttttttttacattcacagTATTTGTACAGTGTCCTGTTTTTCTAGCGCTAAAATATTGTTTACGCGTCACTTGATTTTAACGGAGAACATTTATTAGATATTCAAGTGAATTTACCTATATGACTCGAGAGATGCCAGATCTCACGTAAGTATGTACTCATCAAGTTATTTAATAAATGAAATAGTATTTTTCCGGTGGGATGGCAATATATAGGGTTCGGTTATTTGTACATTTTGCACTTCCAAAACATCATTTATGATAAACCTCGCTCCCAAATAGGACTTCACCTCCCTTCCACTCGACGCGCGATATTGTTTTACACAGCCAGGGAAGCATCTTGCACCAACGAAGAAGAAACAGACGCGcgagcacatatatatatatatataaatatataaaggcCTAGATTCTTGGTGCGCGCACGGCCGTTGTCgaccattttgtgtcagtgcaCCGGCAAGGAGCGTGTACTTTTGAATAAATACCTTAATTTTCaagcaatttgtttttttataaacgtcagagatgcagtaaactagctacattttttaaaaataattttatttgtaatCGAGTACTGGAGTGCCTGTCCGGGAGGTTCACTGCTTTGAGATGGTCGCCGGTTATACCGCTACCGTCCACTTTAATTTCTCCGTCTAGTAGTGTTTATGTGATATCTGTGCACGAGCTAACCacaggctagccgctagca
The nucleotide sequence above comes from Stigmatopora argus isolate UIUO_Sarg chromosome 22, RoL_Sarg_1.0, whole genome shotgun sequence. Encoded proteins:
- the med31 gene encoding mediator of RNA polymerase II transcription subunit 31; the protein is METEEQARNRFQSELEFIQCLANPNYLNFLAQRGYLRERPFINYLKYLLYWKEPDYAKFLKYPHCLHMLELLQYEHFRKELVNAQCAKFIDEQQLLHWQHYSRKRTRLQQALAEQQQQHPLSQQQQQQAAAPPPPPHANATAK